One Actinomadura viridis genomic region harbors:
- a CDS encoding ATP-binding cassette domain-containing protein yields the protein MRLERVSFRYHRRGPWVLRDVTLSLPRGRVIEVTGRNGAGKSTFLRLVAGLRTPRGGAITGRPGTVGYAPERFPADQPFTVRAYLTHMAAMRKAPRSSITTWARRLAFEPLLDTRLPDLSKGSAQKVGLAQALLAAPDLLILDEPFAGLDAATRDSLPSLMADLAAEGTTVVVSDHQRCLAALPDLVRVHIAGTTAHLVPAPTSDAAADPAGAPLVRADPPGREGGTDPAGQADGGGRAGTAADPDDEASLGSEGGEGAWRVVEVVVPAGQAEQVISKLRADGFEVREPRR from the coding sequence GTGCGACTGGAGAGGGTGTCCTTCCGTTACCACCGGCGCGGTCCCTGGGTGCTGCGAGACGTCACCCTCTCCCTTCCGCGCGGCCGGGTGATCGAGGTGACCGGCCGCAACGGCGCGGGCAAATCCACCTTCCTCCGCCTCGTCGCCGGTCTGCGCACCCCGCGCGGCGGCGCCATCACCGGCCGCCCCGGGACGGTCGGGTACGCGCCCGAACGCTTCCCGGCCGACCAGCCCTTCACCGTCCGGGCGTACCTGACCCACATGGCCGCCATGCGGAAGGCCCCCCGAAGCTCCATCACCACCTGGGCCCGGCGCCTCGCCTTCGAGCCCCTGCTGGACACCCGTCTCCCCGACCTCTCGAAGGGAAGCGCCCAGAAGGTGGGCCTCGCCCAGGCCCTGCTGGCCGCCCCGGACCTCCTGATCCTGGACGAGCCGTTCGCCGGCCTGGACGCCGCCACCCGCGACTCGCTCCCCTCGCTCATGGCCGACCTGGCCGCCGAGGGCACCACCGTCGTGGTGAGCGACCACCAGCGCTGTCTGGCAGCCCTCCCCGATCTCGTCCGCGTCCACATCGCCGGGACCACGGCTCACCTCGTCCCCGCTCCCACATCGGACGCGGCGGCCGATCCTGCGGGCGCTCCACTCGTTCGGGCGGACCCACCCGGCCGAGAGGGTGGAACCGATCCGGCCGGCCAAGCCGATGGGGGCGGGCGAGCGGGCACGGCGGCCGATCCGGACGACGAAGCAAGCCTGGGGTCGGAAGGCGGGGAGGGCGCGTGGAGGGTGGTGGAGGTGGTCGTCCCGGCAGGCCAGGCGGAGCAGGTGATCAGCAAGCTGCGCGCCGACGGCTTCGAGGTCCGGGAGCCCCGGCGATGA
- a CDS encoding HIT family protein: MSDSGAGKGCVFCEIIKGDRAAHMVLDAADALAFLDTRPLFKGHTLLVPREHYETLTDLPEEALGSFFAHARRLAGAMESVLGAAGSFVAMNNRISQSVPHLHVHVVPRNPKDGLRGFFWPRHKYASDAEAAEYAERLRASL, encoded by the coding sequence ATGAGCGATTCGGGGGCCGGCAAGGGGTGCGTCTTCTGCGAGATCATCAAGGGGGACCGGGCCGCCCACATGGTGCTGGACGCCGCGGACGCGCTGGCGTTCCTCGACACCCGGCCGCTCTTCAAGGGGCACACGCTGCTCGTGCCGCGCGAGCACTACGAGACGCTGACCGACCTCCCCGAGGAGGCGCTCGGGTCGTTCTTCGCGCACGCGCGGCGGCTCGCGGGCGCGATGGAGTCGGTGCTGGGCGCCGCGGGCTCGTTCGTGGCGATGAACAACAGGATCAGCCAGAGCGTGCCGCATCTGCACGTCCACGTGGTGCCGCGAAATCCCAAGGATGGGCTGCGCGGCTTCTTCTGGCCCCGGCACAAGTACGCCTCGGACGCGGAGGCGGCGGAATACGCCGAACGCCTGCGCGCCTCACTCTGA
- a CDS encoding DUF1778 domain-containing protein has translation MSESVRQDLPMARSDERIELPASEEQNLVLRKAAELVGWTVPQYVLSAALDRAERDLYEHAAVHAAAQDRKGREEGPRTGPPHAPVAPYVAIVAALE, from the coding sequence ATGTCTGAGTCGGTTCGCCAGGACCTTCCCATGGCCCGCTCCGACGAACGAATCGAGCTCCCCGCCTCCGAGGAACAGAATCTCGTTCTCCGGAAGGCGGCCGAGCTCGTGGGCTGGACGGTCCCGCAGTACGTCCTGTCAGCGGCCCTGGACCGCGCCGAACGCGACCTCTACGAACACGCCGCCGTTCACGCGGCGGCACAGGACCGGAAAGGCCGCGAAGAAGGCCCTCGCACCGGCCCGCCGCACGCTCCCGTCGCCCCCTACGTCGCCATCGTCGCCGCCCTGGAGTGA
- a CDS encoding Lrp/AsnC family transcriptional regulator, with protein MTEPPRGRGSVQLDETAKRIIEQLQQDGRRSYAAIGKAIGLSEAAVRQRVQKLLDAGVMQIVGVTDPLMLGFSRQMMVGVRCDGDLERVADELAAVEEIDYLVITAGSFDILLELVCESDERVLEVLSRIRTVPGVVSTESFVYLKLHKQTYSWGTR; from the coding sequence ATGACGGAGCCACCCCGCGGACGGGGCAGCGTCCAGCTCGACGAGACGGCCAAGCGGATCATCGAGCAGCTCCAGCAGGACGGCCGGCGCTCCTACGCCGCCATCGGCAAGGCGATCGGCCTCTCCGAGGCCGCCGTCCGCCAGCGGGTGCAGAAGCTGCTGGACGCGGGCGTCATGCAGATCGTCGGCGTGACCGACCCGCTCATGCTCGGCTTCTCCCGGCAGATGATGGTCGGCGTCAGGTGCGACGGCGACCTGGAGCGGGTCGCCGACGAGCTGGCCGCGGTGGAGGAGATCGACTACCTCGTCATCACCGCCGGCTCCTTCGACATCCTGCTCGAACTGGTCTGCGAGAGCGACGAGCGGGTCCTGGAGGTCCTCAGCCGTATCCGCACCGTACCGGGCGTCGTCTCCACGGAAAGCTTCGTCTATCTCAAACTCCACAAGCAAACCTACTCCTGGGGCACCCGCTAG
- a CDS encoding ABC transporter ATP-binding protein, protein MAPPRTTRPARGPAPAGAGAPPDGALPAIELAGVVKEFHVHGETVAAVRGLDLAIAQGEFFSLLGPSGCGKTTTLRMIAGFEEPTAGEVRLRGRAVNGVPAERRDVNTVFQSYALFPHMNVFENVAFGLRRRRVPKAEIRDRVGEMLETVDLAGRERHRPARLSGGQQQRVALARALVNRPRALLLDEPLGALDLRLRQAMQGELKRIQRETGVTFVYVTHDQAEALAMSDRIAVMNGGRVEQLGTPREIYERPATRFVAGFIGTSNVIEGRVAEVPGGRAVIAHGPDDRVVAPLDPGRPAAPGDRLELTVRPEKITIGPDRPDGTRCAVRGTVAEVTYLGTSTSYTVTTAAGAEVVVFTQNAASADGVAARGDTVWLSWDPRHSYVLGAST, encoded by the coding sequence ATGGCCCCGCCGCGCACCACCCGTCCAGCCCGCGGCCCCGCCCCGGCCGGAGCGGGGGCGCCGCCGGACGGCGCGCTCCCGGCGATCGAGCTGGCCGGGGTGGTCAAGGAGTTCCACGTCCACGGCGAGACGGTCGCGGCGGTGCGGGGCCTGGACCTGGCGATCGCGCAGGGGGAGTTCTTCTCGCTGCTCGGCCCGTCCGGCTGCGGCAAGACCACCACCCTGCGGATGATCGCCGGGTTCGAGGAGCCGACGGCCGGTGAGGTCCGGCTGCGGGGACGCGCCGTCAACGGCGTGCCCGCCGAACGCCGCGACGTCAACACGGTGTTCCAGTCCTACGCCCTGTTCCCGCACATGAACGTCTTCGAGAACGTGGCGTTCGGCCTGCGCCGCCGGCGCGTGCCGAAGGCGGAGATCAGGGACAGGGTCGGCGAGATGCTGGAGACCGTCGATCTGGCCGGGCGGGAACGGCACCGTCCGGCCCGGCTGTCGGGCGGGCAGCAGCAGCGGGTGGCGCTGGCCCGCGCCCTGGTCAACCGCCCTCGCGCCCTGCTGCTGGACGAGCCGCTGGGCGCGCTCGACCTCCGGCTGCGCCAGGCGATGCAGGGCGAGCTCAAGCGGATCCAGCGTGAGACCGGCGTCACCTTCGTGTACGTCACGCACGACCAGGCCGAGGCGCTGGCGATGTCGGACCGGATCGCGGTCATGAACGGCGGCCGGGTCGAGCAGCTCGGCACCCCGCGGGAGATCTACGAACGCCCGGCGACCCGCTTCGTGGCGGGCTTCATCGGCACCTCCAACGTGATCGAGGGCCGGGTCGCGGAGGTTCCCGGAGGACGGGCGGTCATCGCGCACGGCCCCGACGACCGGGTGGTCGCGCCGCTGGACCCCGGCCGGCCGGCGGCGCCGGGGGACCGGCTGGAGCTGACGGTGCGGCCGGAGAAGATCACGATCGGCCCGGACCGGCCGGACGGGACGCGCTGCGCGGTCCGCGGCACCGTCGCCGAGGTGACCTACCTCGGCACCTCGACCAGTTACACCGTCACCACCGCGGCCGGTGCCGAGGTGGTCGTCTTCACCCAGAACGCCGCGTCCGCCGACGGTGTCGCCGCCCGCGGCGACACCGTCTGGCTGTCATGGGACCCGCGGCACTCGTACGTCCTAGGAGCGTCCACGTGA
- a CDS encoding spermidine/putrescine ABC transporter substrate-binding protein, translated as MSPTDPSLLRGLTRPRPRSRLSAASRRDVLRLLGASGAGLAMAACGVEGQGGKEKVDRSDVRGYWAGKSGTGTLRWANWPGYIEDDRATLKAFQKDTGIAVTYQEVIQENAQWFGKIQAPLAAGQRIGFDLMVMTNGIQLEKCRRLGYLAPLDHSRLKTFAANAGPGFKNPSYDPGNAFTVPYVSGITGIAYNTRYVKEEITSIEQLFDPRYKGRVGMMSDSQDLGCFGMFLLGVDPERSTPDDWRRAAARLREQRDAGIVRKYYEQDYIDALGKGDVWITMAWSGDVYSMAGPEVRFVVPKEGGALWTDNLCIPRTAENPVDALALMDWLYEPEHNAPLTEFINYITPVPGTRPIIEADARRAAGEDRADLERLSASPLVFPSETDLARLRRYRRLTQSEEAEYQKLFETIPKGA; from the coding sequence GTGAGCCCGACCGACCCCTCGCTCCTGCGCGGGCTGACCCGCCCCCGTCCCCGCTCCCGGCTCTCCGCCGCGTCCAGGCGGGACGTCCTGCGCCTGCTGGGCGCCTCGGGCGCCGGGCTGGCGATGGCCGCCTGCGGCGTCGAGGGGCAGGGCGGCAAGGAGAAGGTGGACCGGTCCGACGTCCGCGGCTACTGGGCGGGCAAGTCCGGGACGGGCACCCTGCGCTGGGCGAACTGGCCCGGCTACATCGAGGACGACCGGGCCACGCTCAAGGCGTTCCAGAAGGACACCGGGATCGCGGTGACCTACCAGGAGGTCATCCAGGAGAACGCGCAGTGGTTCGGCAAGATCCAGGCGCCGCTGGCGGCCGGGCAGCGGATCGGCTTCGACCTGATGGTCATGACGAACGGGATCCAGCTGGAGAAGTGCCGCCGGCTGGGCTACCTGGCCCCGCTCGACCACTCCCGGCTGAAGACGTTCGCCGCCAACGCCGGGCCCGGTTTCAAGAACCCCTCCTACGACCCCGGCAACGCCTTCACCGTCCCCTACGTCTCGGGGATCACCGGGATCGCGTACAACACCAGGTACGTCAAGGAGGAGATCACCAGCATCGAGCAGCTCTTCGACCCCCGGTACAAGGGGCGGGTCGGGATGATGAGCGACTCGCAGGACCTCGGTTGCTTCGGCATGTTCCTGCTGGGCGTCGATCCGGAGAGGTCCACACCGGACGACTGGCGGCGGGCCGCGGCCAGGCTGCGCGAGCAGCGCGACGCCGGGATCGTGCGCAAGTACTACGAGCAGGACTACATCGACGCCCTCGGCAAGGGCGACGTGTGGATCACGATGGCCTGGTCCGGGGACGTCTACAGCATGGCCGGGCCGGAGGTGAGGTTCGTCGTGCCCAAGGAGGGCGGCGCGCTGTGGACCGACAACCTGTGCATCCCCAGGACCGCCGAGAACCCGGTCGACGCGCTGGCGCTCATGGACTGGCTGTACGAGCCGGAGCACAACGCGCCGCTGACCGAGTTCATCAACTACATCACGCCCGTACCGGGGACCAGGCCGATCATCGAGGCGGACGCGCGGAGGGCCGCGGGTGAGGACCGGGCGGACCTGGAACGGCTGAGCGCCAGCCCGCTGGTGTTCCCGTCGGAGACCGACCTGGCGCGGCTGCGCCGCTACCGGCGGCTGACCCAGTCCGAGGAGGCCGAGTACCAGAAGCTCTTCGAGACCATCCCCAAGGGGGCGTGA
- a CDS encoding ABC transporter permease, which yields MLLPGGLWMLAFFALPVSLMVSLSLQTGNLVDGFRQTLHWQNYTDGLQTYGDTFARSLWYGLLATVLCVALSYPAAYWIAFHGGRRKTTYLLLLLLPYFVSYILRTVAWKLVLTDNGPVLGPLRGAGLLPDGFRVLDTGLAVVCGLAYNFLPFMALPIYVALERIDARTMEAARDLYASRLQTFLRVVLPLSLPGVFAGVIMTFVPVASDYVNAEVLGGPGDTMIGNVIQSEYFDNGAYPTASALSFTLMAILLLGIFAYARALGTADVLEAARR from the coding sequence ATGCTCCTGCCGGGCGGGCTCTGGATGCTGGCGTTCTTCGCCCTCCCGGTGTCGCTGATGGTCTCGCTGTCGCTGCAGACCGGGAACCTGGTCGACGGGTTCCGCCAGACCCTGCACTGGCAGAACTACACCGACGGGCTGCAGACCTACGGCGACACCTTCGCCAGGTCCCTCTGGTACGGGCTGCTCGCCACGGTCCTGTGCGTGGCCCTGTCCTACCCGGCGGCGTACTGGATCGCCTTCCACGGCGGGCGGCGCAAGACCACCTACCTGTTGCTGCTCCTGCTTCCCTACTTCGTGTCGTACATCCTGCGCACGGTCGCGTGGAAGCTGGTGCTGACCGACAACGGGCCGGTCCTGGGACCGCTGCGGGGCGCGGGCCTGCTCCCGGACGGCTTCCGCGTGCTGGACACCGGGCTCGCCGTCGTCTGCGGGCTCGCCTACAACTTCCTGCCGTTCATGGCCCTGCCGATCTACGTGGCGCTGGAACGGATCGACGCGCGCACGATGGAGGCCGCCCGCGACCTGTACGCCTCGCGCCTCCAGACCTTCCTGCGGGTGGTGCTGCCGCTGTCGCTGCCGGGCGTGTTCGCCGGTGTGATCATGACGTTCGTCCCGGTGGCGTCGGACTACGTCAACGCCGAGGTGCTGGGCGGGCCGGGCGACACCATGATCGGGAACGTGATCCAGTCCGAGTACTTCGACAACGGCGCGTACCCGACCGCCTCCGCGCTGTCGTTCACGCTGATGGCCATCCTGCTGCTGGGGATCTTCGCCTACGCGCGGGCGCTGGGCACCGCGGACGTCCTGGAGGCGGCGCGCCGATGA
- a CDS encoding ABC transporter permease — protein MTSLRRSRHRTRHRGLGRGRGLRIYTHLLIAWLVLPVAVMIAFGFNDTAGKQNFRWEGFTLRWYADLFDRPDLTTALVNSLTIALLSTLISTVLGTLAGLALGRFRFRGRGAATLVLFLAISCPELVMGASLLSMFVTFGLPRGYGTILAAHVMFSIAFVAITVRARASTLDPAVEEAARDLGAGPWTRFRLVTLPMIRPGVVAGALLAFVLSIDDFVITGFTSGATVTFPLWVYGSTRTGTPPQVNVMGTLIFAAGVLIAVLSVRRERRERCEDRKHHRDRTDHTDRMTHMTHHMDHTDRATRTAP, from the coding sequence ATGACCTCCCTCCGCCGCAGCCGCCACCGCACCCGCCACCGGGGCCTGGGCCGGGGACGCGGCCTGCGGATCTACACCCACCTGCTGATCGCCTGGCTGGTCCTGCCGGTCGCTGTCATGATCGCGTTCGGGTTCAACGACACCGCCGGCAAGCAGAACTTCCGCTGGGAGGGCTTCACGCTGCGCTGGTACGCGGACCTGTTCGACCGGCCCGACCTCACCACGGCACTGGTCAACTCGCTGACCATCGCCCTGCTCAGCACCCTGATCAGCACCGTGCTGGGCACCCTGGCGGGACTGGCCCTCGGCCGTTTCCGGTTCCGCGGCCGGGGGGCGGCCACGCTGGTGCTGTTCCTGGCGATCTCCTGCCCGGAGCTGGTGATGGGCGCCTCGCTGCTGTCGATGTTCGTGACCTTCGGGCTGCCGCGCGGCTACGGCACCATCCTGGCGGCGCACGTGATGTTCTCGATCGCCTTCGTCGCCATCACCGTCCGGGCCCGCGCGAGCACGCTCGATCCGGCCGTCGAGGAGGCGGCGCGGGACCTGGGGGCCGGTCCCTGGACCCGGTTCCGGCTGGTCACGCTGCCGATGATCAGGCCCGGGGTGGTGGCCGGCGCGCTGCTGGCCTTCGTGCTGTCGATCGACGACTTCGTCATCACCGGTTTCACCAGCGGGGCCACCGTCACCTTCCCGCTGTGGGTGTACGGCTCGACCCGTACCGGGACGCCCCCGCAGGTGAACGTGATGGGGACCCTCATCTTCGCCGCGGGCGTCCTGATCGCCGTCCTGTCGGTCCGCCGCGAACGCCGCGAACGCTGCGAGGACCGCAAGCACCATCGCGACCGCACCGACCACACCGACCGCATGACCCACATGACCCACCACATGGACCACACGGACCGCGCGACCCGGACGGCGCCGTGA
- a CDS encoding NAD(P)/FAD-dependent oxidoreductase yields MNAAAALTDARPAPFWLEDPARPDPAPALSGRRTCDLAVVGGGYSGLWAALRAKERAPSLDVVLVEGDRVGAAASGRNGGFCAASLTHGLRNGLERWPAETHELERLGWDNLRAIAETLVRYGVDAEWEATGELHVATEEWQLDGLAEDAELAFEHGWQPMLLSAEAVRAEVDSPTYVGGLWDREAVAMLHPAKLAWGLASACRSLGVRVHEDSRVTGIQSQDDGTLRLTTARGTLDARRVVVGTGAFPPLLKRIRRYVLPVYDYAMVTEPLSATRLGALGWRRRQGIGDNANRFHYYRLTADDRIVWGGYDAVYHFRNGLRPELEQRPATFTALARNFFTTFPQLEGLRFTHTWGGVVDTCSRFCAFFDTAFDGRLAYAAGYTGLGVGASRFGADVMLDLLGTPGADPARSGLTMVGSKPFPFPPEPFRYGAVQLTRRAIARADRNEGRRGPWLRALDRAGLGFGS; encoded by the coding sequence GTGAACGCCGCCGCGGCCCTCACCGACGCCCGGCCCGCGCCGTTCTGGCTGGAGGACCCGGCCCGCCCCGACCCGGCCCCCGCCCTCTCGGGCCGGCGCACCTGCGACCTCGCGGTCGTGGGCGGCGGCTACAGCGGCCTGTGGGCCGCGCTGCGCGCCAAGGAGCGCGCCCCCTCCCTCGACGTCGTCCTCGTCGAGGGAGACCGGGTCGGCGCCGCCGCGTCCGGGCGCAACGGCGGGTTCTGCGCGGCCAGCCTCACCCACGGCCTGCGCAACGGCCTGGAACGCTGGCCCGCCGAGACGCACGAGCTGGAACGGCTCGGCTGGGACAACCTCCGGGCCATCGCCGAGACCCTGGTCCGGTACGGCGTCGACGCCGAATGGGAGGCCACCGGGGAACTCCACGTCGCGACCGAGGAGTGGCAGCTCGACGGCCTCGCCGAGGACGCCGAACTGGCCTTCGAGCACGGCTGGCAGCCCATGCTGCTGAGCGCCGAGGCCGTGCGCGCCGAGGTCGACTCGCCCACCTACGTGGGCGGCCTGTGGGACCGCGAGGCCGTGGCCATGCTCCACCCCGCCAAGCTCGCCTGGGGACTGGCGAGCGCCTGCCGGTCCCTGGGGGTCCGCGTCCATGAGGACTCCCGGGTCACCGGCATCCAGAGCCAGGACGACGGCACGCTCCGCCTGACCACCGCCCGCGGAACCCTGGACGCCCGCCGCGTCGTCGTGGGCACGGGCGCGTTCCCGCCCCTCCTCAAACGGATCCGGCGCTACGTGCTGCCCGTGTACGACTACGCGATGGTCACCGAGCCGCTCTCCGCCACGCGGCTCGGCGCCCTGGGGTGGCGGCGCCGTCAGGGGATCGGCGACAACGCCAACCGGTTCCACTACTACCGGCTGACCGCCGACGACCGGATCGTGTGGGGCGGCTACGACGCCGTCTACCATTTCCGCAACGGGCTGCGTCCCGAACTGGAACAGCGGCCCGCCACGTTCACCGCGCTCGCGCGGAATTTCTTCACCACCTTCCCCCAGCTGGAAGGGCTCCGTTTCACCCACACCTGGGGCGGGGTGGTGGACACCTGCAGCCGCTTCTGCGCCTTCTTCGATACCGCCTTCGACGGCCGCCTCGCCTACGCGGCCGGCTACACCGGCCTGGGCGTGGGGGCGTCCCGCTTCGGCGCCGACGTGATGCTGGACCTGCTGGGGACGCCCGGCGCCGACCCGGCCCGGAGCGGCCTGACCATGGTCGGCTCCAAGCCGTTCCCGTTCCCGCCGGAGCCGTTCCGGTACGGGGCCGTCCAGCTGACCCGCCGCGCCATCGCGCGGGCCGACCGCAACGAGGGGCGCCGCGGACCGTGGCTGCGCGCCCTGGACCGCGCGGGGCTGGGTTTCGGTTCCTGA
- a CDS encoding serine hydrolase domain-containing protein: MTGGSGLSPRRLDRMRDVMSGHVAAGRVPGVVTLVARHGEVHADAIGTTTAGGTDPVRRDTLFRISSMTKPVTAVAALILVEECRLRLDEPVDGLLPELAGRRVLRAPDAPVGDTVPARRPITVRDVLDFRLGLGMILEEAAFAYPIYDAARELGITGFGPPAPDSPHSPDEWMRLLGTLPLVHQPGERWLYNIGSYVLGVLISRVAGQPLETFLRERIFEPLGMKDTGFTVPAGDLDRLPAAYHPAQDGSGTLEPHDVPEDSAWSREPAFPDGGAGLVSTADDYLAFARMLLNEGVHEGERILSRPAVELMTTDQLTAEQRLDAFGGSAGWGFGVSVGTHRDNLWATPGRYGWDGGLGTSWYNDPDEDLVAILMTQRSGFPTQNPVWLDFWTSVYQAVVD, from the coding sequence ATGACCGGCGGCAGCGGGCTTTCCCCACGGCGTCTGGACCGGATGCGCGACGTCATGTCCGGCCACGTGGCGGCCGGACGGGTACCGGGGGTCGTCACCCTGGTCGCCCGGCACGGCGAGGTGCACGCCGACGCGATCGGCACGACCACGGCCGGCGGCACCGACCCGGTCCGGCGCGACACCCTCTTCCGGATCAGCTCGATGACCAAGCCCGTCACCGCGGTGGCCGCGCTGATCCTGGTCGAGGAGTGCCGGCTGCGGCTGGACGAGCCGGTGGACGGGCTGCTGCCCGAGCTGGCCGGCCGGCGGGTGCTGCGGGCCCCCGACGCCCCGGTCGGCGACACCGTCCCGGCGCGGCGCCCCATCACCGTGCGGGACGTCCTGGACTTCCGGCTCGGGCTGGGCATGATCCTGGAGGAGGCCGCGTTCGCGTACCCGATCTACGACGCGGCCCGGGAGCTGGGGATCACCGGCTTCGGCCCGCCCGCCCCCGACTCGCCGCACTCCCCCGACGAGTGGATGCGCCTGCTGGGGACGCTGCCGCTGGTGCACCAGCCCGGCGAGCGCTGGCTCTACAACATCGGCTCCTACGTCCTGGGCGTGCTGATCTCCCGGGTGGCGGGGCAGCCCCTGGAGACCTTCCTCCGGGAACGGATCTTCGAACCGCTGGGCATGAAGGACACCGGCTTCACCGTCCCCGCCGGCGACCTGGACCGGCTCCCCGCCGCCTACCATCCCGCCCAGGACGGCAGCGGCACGCTGGAGCCGCACGACGTCCCGGAGGACAGCGCCTGGAGCCGCGAGCCCGCGTTCCCCGACGGCGGCGCCGGCCTGGTCTCGACCGCCGACGACTACCTGGCCTTCGCGCGGATGCTGCTCAACGAGGGCGTCCACGAGGGCGAGCGGATCCTGTCGCGCCCCGCGGTCGAGCTCATGACCACCGACCAGCTCACGGCGGAGCAGCGCCTGGACGCCTTCGGCGGCAGCGCCGGCTGGGGGTTCGGCGTCTCGGTGGGCACCCACCGCGACAACCTGTGGGCGACGCCCGGCCGCTACGGATGGGACGGCGGTCTGGGGACCTCCTGGTACAACGATCCCGACGAGGACCTGGTGGCGATCCTGATGACCCAGCGCTCCGGGTTCCCCACGCAGAACCCGGTCTGGCTGGACTTCTGGACGTCGGTGTACCAGGCCGTGGTGGACTGA